From Primulina tabacum isolate GXHZ01 chromosome 2, ASM2559414v2, whole genome shotgun sequence, one genomic window encodes:
- the LOC142535238 gene encoding LOW QUALITY PROTEIN: polygalacturonase QRT3-like (The sequence of the model RefSeq protein was modified relative to this genomic sequence to represent the inferred CDS: deleted 1 base in 1 codon) gives MENSRIAVLLLSFITVHAVYGHDHLNALLAKGDGDYNTNSSGLVSASGAANATPPQVFHVTAYGADPTGKVDSTNAIIAAISDALKLPGNGFLMNGIVNLGGARIDLDGGSYLISSPIQFPVSGRGNLLIHGGSLKASNSFPNGGYLIDLSPASSSSLEYYYEFVTLRDLLLDSNYRGGGIQVVKSVRINIDNCYITHFSTVGISVKGGHETSIRHSYLGQHITAGGDPGERNFTGTGIELLGNDNSINDVVIFSAALGIMITGQANIISEVHCYNKATGFGGTGIYLKLPGLTQTRIVNSYFDFTGIVAEDPVQLTISNSFFLGDAYIVLKSIKGVANGVNIVDNMFSGSGKGIDTVQLDQKMGPFKQINQIVIDGNNVNGMNLKSTIARTSVQGNGSSWVADFNSALVFPNLIKRVDYTFITGAATFPVHVLRNVSGNKVVIQSQSPVPASVFITADQGV, from the exons ATGGAGAACTCGAGAATAGCCGTACTCCTCCTCAGTTTTATTACAGTACACGCGGTGTATGGACATGATCACCTGAATGCTTTGCTGGCCAAAGGTGATGGTGATTATAATACAAATTCAAGCGGGTTGGTTTCTGCGTCGGGTGCT GCTAATGCGACACCTCCTCAGGTGTTTCATGTGACAGCTTATGGAGCAGATCCAACAGGAAAAGTAGACAGCACCAATGCAATTATTGCAGCAATATCCGACGCGCTCAAGCTTCCGGGTAACGGGTTCTTGATGAACGGAATTGTGAATCTTGGTGGAGCACGGATTGATCTTGATGGTGGCAGCTATTTGATCAGTAGTCCCATACAATTCCCTGTATCTGGAAGAGGGAACTTGCTC ATTCACGGAGGGTCACTGAAGGCATCCAACAGTTTCCCAAATGGCGGCTATTTGATAGATCTATCACCCGCCTCATCCAGCAGTTTAGAATATTACTACGAATTTGTAACACTACGAGATCTGTTGCTGGAC TCTAATTACCGGGGTGGAGGAATTCAAGTCGTTAAATCTGTAAGAATTAATATTGATAACTGCTACATTACCCATTTCAGTACCGTCGGTATCTCGGTAAAAGGCGGCCACGAAACCTCCATCCGACATTCCTATCTGGGGCAACACATCACCGCTGGAGGTGATCCCGGCGAGAGGAACTTCACAGGCACTGGAATTGAACTACTAGGGAACGACAATTCGATCAACGATGTTGTCATATTTTCCGCTGCTCTTGGGATAATGATCACCGGTCAAGCCAACATCATATCCGAGGTCCATTGCTACAACAAGGCCACCGGTTTCGGCGGCACCGGAATCTACCTCAAACTCCCAGGATTGACACAGACCCGGATCGTGAACTCTTACTTCGACTTCACAGGCATCGTAGCCGAAGACCCGGTGCAACTCACCATATCCAACAGCTTTTTCCTCGGCGACGCGTACATCGTGCTCAAATCCATAAAGGGTGTGGCGAATGGAGTCAACATAGTGGACAACATGTTCTCTGGGTCTGGTAAGGGTATCGACACCGTGCAGTTAGACCAAAAAATGGGACCTTTCAAGCAGATTAACCAAATCGTGATTGATGGGAATAACGTGAATGGGATGAATCTCAAGTCCACCATCGCAAGAACAAGCGTGCAAGGAAATGGCAGTTCATGGGTGGCAGATTTCAACTCAGCATTGGTGTTTCCCAACCTCATCAAGCGTGTAGATTACACATTCATCACAGGCGCCGCTACTTTCCCCGTCCATGTTTTGAGAAATGTGTCCGGTAACAAAGTAGTGATTCAATCACAATCACCAGTTCCTGCAAGCGTTTTCATCACTGCGGATCAAGGAGTTTAA
- the LOC142535309 gene encoding phosphoribosylaminoimidazole-succinocarboxamide synthase, chloroplastic-like, protein MEDQPPHSIEALTSIDRKNKLMNAIKASLSSCLSETHLHLTVPVLQSKTRGKVRDIYDCGDYRVLVTTDRQSAFDRVLASIPFKGQVLNETSLWWFSKTQHIIPNSVVSSPDRNVTIAKKCVVFPVEFVVRGYVTGSTDTSLWTVYQKGIRNYCGNVLLDDLVKNQKLPANILTPTTKDVDHDVPITPKEIVERGLMTQADYDIKYGQRIAMEHGLILVDTKYEFGKGSDGSVVLIDEVHTPDSSRYWIADSYEERFRNGLEPENIDKEFLRLWFRDHCNPHEDEVLPEAPKELVSELAWRYILLYETITKSKFEIPTSQESIHDRISANVSRALLSAP, encoded by the exons ATGGAAGACCAGCCGCCCCACTCGATTGAAGCCTTGACAAGTATCGACCGGAAGAATAAGTTAATGAATGCGATAAAAGCTTCACTTTCCAGCTGTTTATCTGAGACCCATCTCCATTTAACTGTTCCTGTTCTTCAATCCAAGACTAGAGGCAAG GTTAGAGATATCTATGATTGTGGAGATTATCGTGTACTTGTCACAACTGACAGACAAAGTGCTTTCGACAGAGTTCTTGCTTCAATTCCTTTCAAGGGTCAG GTGCTTAATGAAACAAGTTTGTGGTGGTTTAGTAAAACTCAGCACATAATTCCTAATTCAGTTGTTTCATCTCCAGATAGGAACGTCACTATTGCAAAAAAGTGTGTTGTCTTTCCTGTTGAATTTGTCG TTAGAGGCTATGTGACTGGAAGTACTGATACCTCACTTTGGACTGTCTACCAGAAAGGCATTCGAAACTACTGTGGAAATGTTCTTCTTGATG atttggtgaaaaatcAAAAGTTGCCAGCAAATATACTCACACCGACCACTAAAGACGTGGATCATGATGTTCCCATAACTCCAAAAGAG ATTGTTGAGCGTGGACTGATGACTCAAGCTGATTATGACATTAAGTACGGGCAG CGCATTGCCATGGAACATGGTCTGATCTTGGTTGATACCAAATATGAATTTGGAAAGGGATCTGATGGCTCCGTGGTTTTGATTGATGAG GTTCATACACCGGACTCAAGTAGGTATTGGATCGCTGATTCATACGAGGAGCGCTTTCGAAATGGTCTCGAGCCCGAAAACATTGACAAG GAATTTTTGAGGCTGTGGTTCAGAGATCATTGCAACCCTCATGAAGATGAG GTCTTGCCCGAAGCACCCAAAGAGCTTGTTTCTGAATTGGCTTGGCG GTATATCCTCTTGTACGAGACtataacaaaatcaaaattcGAGATTCCCACCTCACAG GAATCCATACATGATCGAATATCTGCAAACGTTTCACGGGCACTTTTGTCTGCGCCGTAG
- the LOC142535294 gene encoding protein SUPPRESSOR OF FRI 4-like isoform X1, with protein MGKKKKRGSVDKMWCYYCDREFEDEKILVQHQKAKHFKCHVCHKKLSTASGMAIHVLQVHKEQVSQVPNAKPGRESTEIEIYGMQGIPADVLAAHYGEEEHETPAKTSKVDLASSQIVGGMIPGTIGTGYPPRPTLGTMPPLYPRIPMPPAGWPVPPHPQPWYPQHPAISVPPAAPLPQQPLFPVQNVRLSVPPAIPPGHQQSLPIAPPGMPAATAAMSVSQPLFPVVPSNSVNSQSSPFSAPPMSLPSSTFDMKSAESNFGGSTLPPNSYHTSGISVVTSVNSHSYASGPNTGGPSIGPPPVIANKAPVTLPATNEVYLVWDDEAMSMEERRMSLSKYQVHDENSQVSHNCLKLIFFCGRWLSHSTQVVRNCILWSKTFTFLLCLSFCTYFYLLCYHNKFFLLRLYFCMYF; from the exons ATGgggaaaaagaagaagagaggATCTGTAGATAAGATGTGGTGCTATTACTGCGACAGAGAGTTCGAGGACGAGAAGATATTGGTGCAGCACCAGAAGGCCAAGCACTTCAAGTGCCACGTTTGCCACAAAAAACTCTCCACCGCAAGCGGCATGGCCATACATGTCCTCCAGGTTCACAAGGAACAAGTCTCCCA AGTTCCAAATGCAAAACCTGGAAGGGAATCAACAGAGATTGAAATTTATGGAATGCAAGGAATTCCAGCTGATGTTCTCGCAGCTCATTATGGAGAGGAAG AGCATGAGACTCCTGCAAAAACATCCAAAGTTGATCTTGCATCATCCCAAATTGTCGGCGGTATGATTCCGGGAACAATTGGTACTGGATATCCTCCCCGGCCAACTCTGGGAACAATGCCTCCCCT TTATCCACGGATTCCTATGCCTCCTGCTGGTTGGCCAGTCCCACCTCACCCACAACCTTGGTATCCACAACATCCAGCTATTTCAGTTCCTCCTGCTGCTCCTTTGCCGCAACAACCTTTATTTCCTGTGCAGAATGTGAGGCTCTCTGTACCACCTGCCATCCCCCCTGGGCATCAACAGTCATTACCAATTGCTCCTCCGGGGATGCCTGCTGCTACAGCTGCCATGTCTGTGTCTCAACCTTTGTTTCCTGTTGTTCCTAGCAATAGTGTTAATTCTCAAAGTTCGCCATTTTCTGCTCCTCCAATGAGCCTGCCATCAAGTACTTTTGATATGAAGAGCGCCGAGTCCAACTTCGGAGGCAGCACATTGCCACCTAATAGCTATCATACATCGGGGATTTCAG TTGTGACATCCGTTAATTCACATTCTTATGCATCTGGCCCGAATACTGGTGGGCCTTCTATTGGACCCCCTCCGGTAATTGCAAATAAGGCTCCAGTTACCCTGCCTGCAACAAACGAGGTTTATTTAGTGTGGGATGATGAGGCAATGTCCATG GAGGAAAGAAGAATGTCATTATCGAAGTATCAGGTGCACGATGAGAATAGCCAGGTAAGTCATAATTGCCTAAAGCTGATATTCTTCTGTGGACGATGGTTGAGTCACTCAACCCAGGTGGTCCGGAATTGCATTTTGTGGTCTAAAACCTTCACTTTTTTGTTATGTTTGTCTTTCtgcacatacttttatttactctgctatcacaataaattttttttgttacgTTTGTATTTCTGCATGTACTTTTAA
- the LOC142535294 gene encoding protein SUPPRESSOR OF FRI 4-like isoform X2, whose protein sequence is MGKKKKRGSVDKMWCYYCDREFEDEKILVQHQKAKHFKCHVCHKKLSTASGMAIHVLQVHKEQVSQVPNAKPGRESTEIEIYGMQGIPADVLAAHYGEEEHETPAKTSKVDLASSQIVGGMIPGTIGTGYPPRPTLGTMPPLYPRIPMPPAGWPVPPHPQPWYPQHPAISVPPAAPLPQQPLFPVQNVRLSVPPAIPPGHQQSLPIAPPGMPAATAAMSVSQPLFPVVPSNSVNSQSSPFSAPPMSLPSSTFDMKSAESNFGGSTLPPNSYHTSGISVVTSVNSHSYASGPNTGGPSIGPPPVIANKAPVTLPATNEVYLVWDDEAMSMEERRMSLSKYQVHDENSQMSSIDAAIDRRISESRLAGRMSF, encoded by the exons ATGgggaaaaagaagaagagaggATCTGTAGATAAGATGTGGTGCTATTACTGCGACAGAGAGTTCGAGGACGAGAAGATATTGGTGCAGCACCAGAAGGCCAAGCACTTCAAGTGCCACGTTTGCCACAAAAAACTCTCCACCGCAAGCGGCATGGCCATACATGTCCTCCAGGTTCACAAGGAACAAGTCTCCCA AGTTCCAAATGCAAAACCTGGAAGGGAATCAACAGAGATTGAAATTTATGGAATGCAAGGAATTCCAGCTGATGTTCTCGCAGCTCATTATGGAGAGGAAG AGCATGAGACTCCTGCAAAAACATCCAAAGTTGATCTTGCATCATCCCAAATTGTCGGCGGTATGATTCCGGGAACAATTGGTACTGGATATCCTCCCCGGCCAACTCTGGGAACAATGCCTCCCCT TTATCCACGGATTCCTATGCCTCCTGCTGGTTGGCCAGTCCCACCTCACCCACAACCTTGGTATCCACAACATCCAGCTATTTCAGTTCCTCCTGCTGCTCCTTTGCCGCAACAACCTTTATTTCCTGTGCAGAATGTGAGGCTCTCTGTACCACCTGCCATCCCCCCTGGGCATCAACAGTCATTACCAATTGCTCCTCCGGGGATGCCTGCTGCTACAGCTGCCATGTCTGTGTCTCAACCTTTGTTTCCTGTTGTTCCTAGCAATAGTGTTAATTCTCAAAGTTCGCCATTTTCTGCTCCTCCAATGAGCCTGCCATCAAGTACTTTTGATATGAAGAGCGCCGAGTCCAACTTCGGAGGCAGCACATTGCCACCTAATAGCTATCATACATCGGGGATTTCAG TTGTGACATCCGTTAATTCACATTCTTATGCATCTGGCCCGAATACTGGTGGGCCTTCTATTGGACCCCCTCCGGTAATTGCAAATAAGGCTCCAGTTACCCTGCCTGCAACAAACGAGGTTTATTTAGTGTGGGATGATGAGGCAATGTCCATG GAGGAAAGAAGAATGTCATTATCGAAGTATCAGGTGCACGATGAGAATAGCCAG ATGAGCTCAATTGATGCAGCAATAGACAGAAGAATATCAGAGAGCAGGCTCGCAGGTCGCATGTCTTTTTAG